In Mastomys coucha isolate ucsf_1 unplaced genomic scaffold, UCSF_Mcou_1 pScaffold5, whole genome shotgun sequence, one genomic interval encodes:
- the Fam222b gene encoding protein FAM222B isoform X1 — MLACLPGPGDLSFQLLSHTQMNTGLQKWDTTQKMRTAHYPTPAELDAYAKKVANNPLTIKIFPNSVKVPQRKHVRRTVNGLDTSAQRYSPYPTQAAPKAGLLAIVKVPAKSILKDFDGTRARFLPEAIMNPPVAPYATVAPSTLAHPQAQALARQQALQHAQTLAHAPPQTLQHPQGIPPQALSHPQSLQQPQGLGHPQPMAQTQGLVHPQALTHQGLQHPPNPLLHGGRKMPDSDAPPNVTVSTSTIPLSMAATLQHSQPPDLSSIVHQINQFCQTRAGISTTSVCEGQIANPSPISRSLLINASTRVSTHSVPTPMPSCVVNPMEHTHAATAALPAAGPVNLPTGISRAPTGYPSDLKPVTWNQHQLAHLQQMCSEAGGTPAPGLTGKHTAGRELAGPGFVGKAPAYPQELCLAQSFHLKPPLEKPTPSPPVNGLPAPLAYPNGHYFPPLWNNILPTPNSDSSGSQDLAMPFHGGQPTGAPLDCGAAPGAHYRAGTGGGPVASQNSLMQTVDYLSGDFQQACFREQSLAMLSKAHRAPGTRAPDPTDSRSLHIQHPGYR; from the exons ATGCTAGCCTGTCTACCAGGGCCAGGTGACCTGTCCTTTCAGCTTCTTTCTCACACGCAGATGAACACTGGACTTCAGAAAT gggACACTACACAGAAAATGAGAactgctcactatcccaccccaGCCGAATTGGACGCGTATGCTAAGAAGGTCGCAAACAACCCACTGACTATAAAAATCTTCCCCAACAGTGTGAAGGTTCCCCAGCGGAAACACGTTCGTCGTACTGTGAACGGCCTCGACACATCAGCCCAGCGCTACAGCCCCTACCCGACTCAGGCTGCCCCCAAGGCAGGCCTGCTTGCCATTGTCAAAGTGCCAGCCAAAAGCATACTCAAGGACTTTGACGGCACCCGAGCTCGGTTCCTCCCTGAGGCCATCATGAACCCCCCAGTGGCACCCTATGCTACTGTGGCACCCAGCACTTTAGCCCACCCACAGGCCCAGGCTCTGGCCCGACAGCAGGCCCTGCAGCATGCACAGACCCTGGCCCATGCCCCTCCCCAGACACTGCAACACCCTCAGGGTATACCACCACAGGCACTGTCTCACCCTCAGAGCCTCCAGCAGCCTCAGGGCCTGGGCCACCCTCAGCCGATGGCCCAAACCCAGGGCTTGGTTCACCCTCAGGCCCTGACTCACCAGGGTCTCCAGCACCCCCCTAATCCCTTGCTGCATGGAGGCCGGAAGATGCCAGACTCAGATGCACCCCCGAATGTGACCGTGTCTACCTCAACTATCCCCCTTTCAATGGCGGCCACCCTGCAACACAGCCAGCCCCCGGACCTGAGCAGCATCGTGCACCAGATAAACCAGTTTTGCCAGACGAGGGCAGGCATCAGCACTACCTCAGTGTGTGAGGGCCAGATCGCCAATCCCAGCCCTATTAGTCGAAGTCTGCTCATCAATGCAAGCACCCGGGTGTCGACCCACAGCGTCCCCACACCAATGCCTTCATGTGTGGTCAATCCCATGGAGCACACCCATGCGGCCACAGCCGCACTGCCTGCTGCAGGTCCCGTCAACCTGCCCACAGGCATCTCTCGAGCCCCCACTGGCTACCCTAGCGACCTCAAGCCAGTTACCTGGAACCAGCACCAGCTGGCCCACCTACAACAGATGTGCAGTGAGGCCGGTGGGACACCAGCCCCTGGCCTGACAGGCAAACATACAGCAGGACGTGAGTTGGCAGGGCCTGGTTTTGTGGGCAAGGCCCCTGCCTATCCGCAGGAACTCTGCCTGGCACAGTCCTTCCATCTGAAGCCACCCCTGGAGAAGCCGACCCCATCCCCACCAGTCAACGGCCTACCAGCCCCACTGGCCTACCCCAATGGTCACTACTTCCCACCCCTGTGGAACAACATTCTACCAACTCCCAATAGCGACAGCTCGGGGTCTCAGGACCTCGCCATGCCGTTCCACGGTGGGCAGCCCACAGGTGCCCCCCTCGACTGTGGGGCAGCTCCTGGGGCCCACTACCGAGCAGGGACTGGGGGTGGTCCAGTGGCAAGCCAGAACAGCTTGATGCAAACAGTGGATTACCTGAGTGGGGATTTCCAGCAGGCCTGCTTCCGAGAACAGAGCCTGGCCATGTTGAGCAAGGCCCACCGAGCTCCTGGCACCCGAGCCCCCGATCCCACAGATAGTCGAAGTCTTCATATTCAGCACCCAGGGTATAGATAG
- the Fam222b gene encoding protein FAM222B isoform X2, giving the protein MNPPVAPYATVAPSTLAHPQAQALARQQALQHAQTLAHAPPQTLQHPQGIPPQALSHPQSLQQPQGLGHPQPMAQTQGLVHPQALTHQGLQHPPNPLLHGGRKMPDSDAPPNVTVSTSTIPLSMAATLQHSQPPDLSSIVHQINQFCQTRAGISTTSVCEGQIANPSPISRSLLINASTRVSTHSVPTPMPSCVVNPMEHTHAATAALPAAGPVNLPTGISRAPTGYPSDLKPVTWNQHQLAHLQQMCSEAGGTPAPGLTGKHTAGRELAGPGFVGKAPAYPQELCLAQSFHLKPPLEKPTPSPPVNGLPAPLAYPNGHYFPPLWNNILPTPNSDSSGSQDLAMPFHGGQPTGAPLDCGAAPGAHYRAGTGGGPVASQNSLMQTVDYLSGDFQQACFREQSLAMLSKAHRAPGTRAPDPTDSRSLHIQHPGYR; this is encoded by the coding sequence ATGAACCCCCCAGTGGCACCCTATGCTACTGTGGCACCCAGCACTTTAGCCCACCCACAGGCCCAGGCTCTGGCCCGACAGCAGGCCCTGCAGCATGCACAGACCCTGGCCCATGCCCCTCCCCAGACACTGCAACACCCTCAGGGTATACCACCACAGGCACTGTCTCACCCTCAGAGCCTCCAGCAGCCTCAGGGCCTGGGCCACCCTCAGCCGATGGCCCAAACCCAGGGCTTGGTTCACCCTCAGGCCCTGACTCACCAGGGTCTCCAGCACCCCCCTAATCCCTTGCTGCATGGAGGCCGGAAGATGCCAGACTCAGATGCACCCCCGAATGTGACCGTGTCTACCTCAACTATCCCCCTTTCAATGGCGGCCACCCTGCAACACAGCCAGCCCCCGGACCTGAGCAGCATCGTGCACCAGATAAACCAGTTTTGCCAGACGAGGGCAGGCATCAGCACTACCTCAGTGTGTGAGGGCCAGATCGCCAATCCCAGCCCTATTAGTCGAAGTCTGCTCATCAATGCAAGCACCCGGGTGTCGACCCACAGCGTCCCCACACCAATGCCTTCATGTGTGGTCAATCCCATGGAGCACACCCATGCGGCCACAGCCGCACTGCCTGCTGCAGGTCCCGTCAACCTGCCCACAGGCATCTCTCGAGCCCCCACTGGCTACCCTAGCGACCTCAAGCCAGTTACCTGGAACCAGCACCAGCTGGCCCACCTACAACAGATGTGCAGTGAGGCCGGTGGGACACCAGCCCCTGGCCTGACAGGCAAACATACAGCAGGACGTGAGTTGGCAGGGCCTGGTTTTGTGGGCAAGGCCCCTGCCTATCCGCAGGAACTCTGCCTGGCACAGTCCTTCCATCTGAAGCCACCCCTGGAGAAGCCGACCCCATCCCCACCAGTCAACGGCCTACCAGCCCCACTGGCCTACCCCAATGGTCACTACTTCCCACCCCTGTGGAACAACATTCTACCAACTCCCAATAGCGACAGCTCGGGGTCTCAGGACCTCGCCATGCCGTTCCACGGTGGGCAGCCCACAGGTGCCCCCCTCGACTGTGGGGCAGCTCCTGGGGCCCACTACCGAGCAGGGACTGGGGGTGGTCCAGTGGCAAGCCAGAACAGCTTGATGCAAACAGTGGATTACCTGAGTGGGGATTTCCAGCAGGCCTGCTTCCGAGAACAGAGCCTGGCCATGTTGAGCAAGGCCCACCGAGCTCCTGGCACCCGAGCCCCCGATCCCACAGATAGTCGAAGTCTTCATATTCAGCACCCAGGGTATAGATAG
- the Traf4 gene encoding TNF receptor-associated factor 4, translated as MPGFDYKFLEKPKRRLLCPLCGKPMREPVQVSTCGHRFCDTCLQEFLSEGVFKCPEDQLPLDYAKIYPDPELEVQVLGLAIRCIHSEEGCRWSGPLRHLQGHLNTCSFNVVPCPNRCPAKLSRRDLPAHLQHDCPKRRLKCEFCGCDFSGEAYESHEGVCPQESVYCENKCGARMMRRLLAQHATSECPKRTQPCAYCTKEFVYDTIQSHQYQCPRLPVPCPNQCGVGTVAREDLPTHLKDSCSTAFVLCPFKESGCKHRCPKLAMGRHVEESVKPHLAMMCALVSRQRQELQELRRELEELSIGSDGVLIWKIGSYGRRLQEAKAKPNLECFSPAFYTHKYGYKLQVSAFLNGNGSGEGTHLSIYIRVLPGAFDNLLEWPFARRVTFSLLDQSDPGLAKPQHVTETFHPDPNWKNFQKPGTWRGSLDESSLGFGYPKFISHQDIRKRNYVRDDAVFIRASVELPRKILS; from the exons TGAAGGAGTCTTCAAATGCCCTGAGGACCAGCTTCCTCTGGACTATGCCAAG ATCTACCCGGATCCAGAGCTAGAGGTCCAGGTGCTAGGCTTGGCTATACGCTGCATCCACAGTGAGGAAGGCTGCCGCTGGAGCGGGCCACTTCGTCATCTACAG GGCCACTTGAACACTTGCAGCTTCAATGTAGTCCCCTGCCCGAATCGCTGCCCGGCAAAGCTGAGCCGGCGTGACCTGCCTGCTCACCTGCAGCACGACTGCCCTAAGCGCCGCCTCAAGTGCGAATTTTGTGGCTGTGACTTCAGTGGGGAGGCCTACGAG AGTCACGAGGGTGTGTGCCCCCAAGAGAGTGTGTACTGTGAGAACAAGTGTGGGGCCCGCATGATGAGGCGACTGTTGGCCCAGCATGCCACATCTGAGTGCCCCAAGCGCACCCAGCCCTGTGCCTACTGTACAAAGGAGTTTGTTTATGACACTATCCAG AGCCACCAGTACCAGTGCCCACGCCTGCCTGTTCCCTGCCCCAACCAATGTGGAGTGGGCACTGTAGCGCGGGAGGACCTGCCAACCCATCTGAAGGATAGCTGCAGCACTGCCTTCGTGCTCTGCCCTTTCAAAGAGTCTGGCTGCAAGCACAGG TGCCCTAAGCTGGCAATGGGACGTCACGTGGAAGAAAGTGTAAAGCCACATCTGGCTATGATGTGTGCCCTGGTGAGCCGGCAGCGGCAAGAGCTGCAGGAGCTGCGGAGAGAGCTGGAGGAGCTATCCATAGGCAGTGATGGAGTGCTCATCTGGAAGATTGGCAGCTATGGGCGTCGTCTACAGGAGGCCAAGGCCAAACCTAACCTGGAGTGCTTCAGCCCAGCCTTCTATACACACAAGTATGGCTACAAGCTGCAGGTGTCTGCATTCCTTAATGGCAATGGCAGTGGCGAGGGTACACACCTCTCCATCTACATTCGTGTGTTGCCAGGCGCCTTTGACAATCTCCTCGAATGGCCCTTTGCCCGCCGCGTTACTTTCTCCCTGCTGGATCAGAGTGATCCAGGTTTGGCTAAGCCACAGCATGTCACTGAGACCTTTCACCCTGATCCAAACTGGAAGAACTTCCAGAAGCCTGGCACTTGGCGAGGCTCCCTGGATGAGAGTTCTCTGGGCTTTGGCTACCCCAAATTCATTTCCCACCAGGACATCCGAAAACGAAATTACGTGCGGGATGATGCAGTTTTCATCCGTGCCTCTGTCGAACTGCCCCGGAAGATCCTCAGCTGA